One window of Cucurbita pepo subsp. pepo cultivar mu-cu-16 chromosome LG19, ASM280686v2, whole genome shotgun sequence genomic DNA carries:
- the LOC111780899 gene encoding phosphatidate cytidylyltransferase 2-like, with the protein MLNDNSTNSPSTPGGRIRHRRRPSDATSEDGKLNERKLLVDDRSKYKSMLIRAYSTIWMIGGFALIIYFGHLYITAMVVVIQLFMAKELFNLLRRAREDTRLPGFRLLNWHFFFTAMLFVYGRILSQRLVNTVTSDKFLYQLVSSLIKYHMVICYSLYIAGFMWFILTLKKKMYKYQFGQYAWTHMILIVVFTQSSFTVANIFEGIIWFLLPASLIVINDIAAYIVGFFFGRTPLIKLSPKKTWEGFIGASILTMISAFGLANVMGRYQWLTCPRTDLSTGWLHCDPGPLFKPESFTLPGWTPDWFPWKKVSILPVQGHALCLGLFSSIIAPFGGFFASGFKRAFKVKDFGDSIPGHGGITDRMDCQMVMAVFAYIFHQSFVVAQSISVDTIYDQILVNLTFEEQAALYMKLGQILQQRMIS; encoded by the exons ATGCTGAACGATAATAGTACCAATAGTCCGTCGACGCCTGGTGGCCGGATTCGGCATCGGAGGCGCCCAAGTGAT gcaACTTCGGAGGATGGCAAActcaatgaaagaaaattactTGTTGATGACCGGAGCAAATACAAATCGATGTTAATCCGTGCATACTCAACAATTTGGATGATTGGGGGTTTTGCACTAATAATATACTTCGGGCATCTCTATATTACTGCTATGGTTGTGGTTATTCAACTTTTCATGGCCAAGGAACTGTTCAACCTACTCAGGAGAGCTCGCGAGGATACTCGTCTACCAGGGTTTCGACTGTTAAATTG GCATTTCTTCTTCACAGCAATGCTATTTGTGTATGGTCGCATTTTGAGTCAGCGGCTTGTCAATACTGTCACCTCggataaatttttatatcagCTAGTGAGCAGTCTCATCAAGTATCATATGGTTATTTGTTATTCTTTATATATTGCAG GCTTTATGTGGTTCATTCTTACtttaaagaagaagatgtataaatatcaatttgggCAGTATGCATGGACGCATATGATTCTAATTGTCGTTTTTACACAGTCCTCTTTCACAGTAGCCAATATTTTTGAAGGAATCATCTG GTTTCTCCTACCAGCATCACTTATTGTTATCAATGACATCGCTGCCTATATAGTTGGGTTCTTCTTTGGAAGAACACCATTGATCAAATTATCTCCAAAgaaaacttgggagggatttatAGGAGCCTCTATATTGACTATGATATCTGCTTTTGGT CTTGCTAATGTCATGGGTCGTTATCAGTGGCTTACTTGTCCAAGAACG GATTTATCAACTGGTTGGCTTCACTGTGATCCTGGTCCTTTGTTTAAGCCCGAATCTTTCACTTTACCAGGATGGACTCCTGATTGG TTTCCATGGAAGAAGGTAAGCATATTGCCAGTTCAAGGACATGCATTATGTCTTGGTTTATTTTCATCAATAATTGCTCCTTTTGGAGGCTTCTTTGCGAGTGGTTTTAAAAGAGCCTTCAAAGTCAAG GATTTTGGTGATAGTATTCCTGGACATGGTGGAATTACAGATAGAATGGATTGTCAG ATGGTGATGGCTGTATTCGCCTACATATTTCATCAATCCTTTGTTGTGGCTCAGAGCATATCTGTTGATACAATCTACGACCAG ATACTAGTGAATCTCACATTCGAGGAACAGGCAGCTCTTTACATGAAGCTGGGTCAAATCTTGCAACAGCGGATGATTAGTTAG
- the LOC111781092 gene encoding alkaline ceramidase gives MADGISSFWGPVTSTIECCEKNYAFSSYIAEFYNTISNIPTVLLALIGLANALRQGFEKRFSVLHISNMILAIGSMFYHATLQKVQQQGDETPMIWEMLLYMYILYSPDWHYRSTMPTFLFLYGAIFAVAHSILRYDIGFKLHYVILCLLCIPRMYKYYIYTEDSSAKRLARLYLLTLLLGIFCWVIDRCFCDKISHWSINPQGHALWHGFMGLSSYFANTFLMFCRAQQRGWAPKVLHLMGILPYVKIEKPKTQ, from the exons ATGGCTGATGGAATATCAAGTTTCTGGGGTCCTGTCACATCTACAATAGAGTGTTGTGAGAAGAATTatgctttttcttcttatattGCCGAGTTTTATAACACAATATCAAACATCCCAACCGTTCTTTTGGCTCTGATCGGTCTTGCAAATGCTTTGAGACAAGGTTTTGAGAAGAGATTTAGTGTACTTCacatatcaaatatgatactgGCCATTGGCAGCATGTTCTATCATGCCACATTGCAAAAAGT GCAACAGCAAGGGGATGAAACACCAATGATCTGGGAAATGCTTCTTTACATGTATATTCTCTATTCACCAGATTGGCATTACCGAAGTACGATGCCAACATTCCTCTTCCTATATGGGGCCATTTTCGCTGTGGCTCACTCAATTCTTCGTTATGACATCGGTTTCAAGCTGCACTATGTGATTCTTTGTCTCCTCTGCATACCTCGAATGTATAAGTATTATATATACACAGAAGATTCCTCGGCTAAGCGGTTAGCGAGGCTGTACTTGCTGACTCTTCTCTTAGGCATTTTCTGTTGGGTAATCGATCGGTGTTTCTGTGATAAGATATCACATTGGAGCATCAATCCTCAAGGTCATGCCCTGTGGCATGGTTTCATGGGTTTGAGTTCCTACTTTGCTAACACATTCTTAATGTTTTGCCGGGCGCAGCAAAGAGGATGGGCACCAAAAGTTCTTCATTTAATGGGAATTCTCCCCTACGTGAAGAttgaaaaaccaaaaacccaGTAA
- the LOC111781137 gene encoding uncharacterized protein LOC111781137, producing the protein MPNKMDRFAEIFRHGAEAAVRDTSSGSEHSPENSAADLFDLVKSFMERDDVEINEGEEEDGGKEESDSFSCDSDAGVIKLRNLFGSRDNKSDEIRIEAEQALKKLVGGRSFQGIKRKLMAHLRRKGFDAGLCKSKGEKLHSFPAGDHEYIDVNFSGNRYIVEVFLAREFEIARPTRKYTSLLNTFPEIFVGNLEELKQVVKLMCSAMKQSMNIRNMHVPPWRRKGYMQEKWFGSYKRTTNHKGSGSAEAETSPGMSSACFKASHCRGDFGRNRGIMVGNLTAAFGADGLLL; encoded by the exons ATGCCCAACAAAATGGATAGATTTGCTGAAATCTTCCGCCATGGTGCTGAAGCTGCCGTCAGGGACACCAGCAGCGGCAGCGAACATTCGCCGGAAAACTCCGCCGCCGACCTCTTCGACCTCGTCAAATCGTTCATGGAAAGAGATGATGTGGAAATTAATGaaggggaggaggaggatggCGGTAAAGAAGAATCAGATAGTTTCTCTTGTGATTCAGATGCAGGGGTTATCAAACTAAGAAATCTGTTTGGTTCACGGGATAATAAGAGTGACGAGATCAGAATCGAAGCAGAACAAGCACTGAAGAAGCTCGTCGGAGGAAGATCGTTTCAGGGGATTAAACGAAAATTGATGGCACATTTGCGCAGAAAAGGATTCGATGCCG GACTCTGCAAATCGAAGGGGGAGAAACTGCACTCATTTCCGGCAGGGGATCATGAGTACATCGACGTCAATTTTAGTGGAAATCGGTACATTGTAGAAGTATTTCTAGCCAGAGAATTTGAAATTGCCCGTCCGACCAGAAAATACACGTCATTACTCAACACATTTCCCGAGATCTTCGTCGGAAATCTGGAGGAGCTGAAGCAGGTGGTGAAACTAATGTGCTCTGCCATGAAACAATCCATGAATATTAGGAACATGCATGTGCCTCCATGGAGAAGAAAGGGGTACATGCAGGAGAAATGGTTTGGTTCTTACAAGCGGACCACAAACCATAAAGGGTCAGGATCGGCAGAAGCAGAAACCTCGCCGGGAATGAGTTCAGCCTGTTTCAAAGCCAGCCATTGCAGAGGAGATTTTGGTCGAAACAGAGGTATCATGGTTGGAAATTTAACCGCTGCCTTCGGCGCCGATGGGTTGCTACTGTAG
- the LOC111781728 gene encoding uncharacterized protein LOC111781728, with product MKKLCRKSSVHPSTPIISDFLSFLPAAIFALTVALSADDKEVLAYLISCSNTSSRKGARKIASGKSGVDHAPLFDCDCFMCYRRYWGRWDSSPNRQLIHEVIEAYEDGLAKSKPAATSQRNCKKERRKKKNESDPDESNRSESRVGKVKMNETSGCVQQESSRDSNRKEEEEEGERGSVRRFVSFVGEKIWGAWG from the coding sequence ATGAAGAAGCTCTGCCGGAAAAGCTCCGTCCATCCATCCACGCCGATCATCTCCGACTTCCTTTCGTTTCTTCCCGCCGCCATATTTGCTCTCACGGTGGCGCTATCCGCCGACGACAAAGAAGTCCTGGCCTATCTCATCTCCTGTTCCAACACCAGCAGCCGAAAAGGCGCTCGGAAAATCGCCAGCGGGAAGAGCGGTGTGGATCACGCTCCGCTCTTTGACTGCGATTGTTTCATGTGCTATCGGCGTTACTGGGGGAGATGGGACTCATCGCCCAATCGGCAACTAATTCACGAAGTAATCGAAGCTTACGAAGACGGATTAGCTAAATCCAAACCCGCAGCAACGTCGCAGAGAAATTGCAAGAAAGAGAgacggaagaagaagaacgaaTCGGACCCGGATGAGTCGAATCGGTCCGAATCAAGAGTCGGAAAGGTGAAGATGAACGAGACATCGGGTTGTGTGCAGCAAGAGAGCAGCCGCGACAGTAACAgaaaagaggaggaggaagaaggagaaagaggATCGGTTAGGAGGTTCGTGAGTTTTGTGGGGGAGAAAATTTGGGGTGCTTGGGGCTAA